From one Alicyclobacillus acidocaldarius subsp. acidocaldarius Tc-4-1 genomic stretch:
- the tnpA gene encoding IS66 family insertion sequence element accessory protein TnpA, with protein MREHISHQERRELWRERIAAFYDSGQSASQFCAEHGLKPHQFWYWLRRLRNETAPGTHDATFVSVVTASSPSDVSRSPLTLRIGSVEIDVRPGYDASTLAELIRLVMHVC; from the coding sequence ATGCGAGAGCACATATCTCACCAGGAGCGTCGTGAACTTTGGCGTGAACGTATCGCTGCCTTCTACGACAGCGGCCAGTCCGCCAGTCAGTTTTGCGCTGAGCACGGTCTGAAACCCCATCAGTTCTGGTACTGGCTTCGCCGACTACGAAACGAAACCGCACCTGGCACGCATGACGCGACGTTCGTATCGGTCGTGACAGCCTCATCACCTTCGGATGTAAGCCGTTCGCCCCTGACCCTGCGCATTGGTTCGGTCGAGATTGACGTCCGTCCCGGCTACGACGCCTCGACACTTGCTGAGCTCATTCGGCTCGTGATGCACGTTTGCTAG
- the tnpB gene encoding IS66 family insertion sequence element accessory protein TnpB (TnpB, as the term is used for proteins encoded by IS66 family insertion elements, is considered an accessory protein, since TnpC, encoded by a neighboring gene, is a DDE family transposase.), with protein MLAFDWISDHRVYLACGATDMRKSIDGLAALVQASFQLDPFSPCLFVFCNRQRDKLKILHWSHNGFWLYYRRLERGRFDWPETGDAKTMVITRRELNWLLDGLPLEQPKAHRAVPARSAI; from the coding sequence TTGCTAGCCTTCGACTGGATTTCGGATCACCGCGTGTATCTCGCCTGCGGCGCCACGGACATGCGCAAATCCATTGACGGACTTGCCGCACTCGTTCAGGCGTCGTTTCAACTCGATCCGTTTTCGCCATGCCTGTTTGTCTTCTGCAATCGGCAACGGGACAAACTCAAAATCCTGCACTGGTCGCACAACGGCTTTTGGCTGTACTATCGGCGCTTAGAGCGCGGTCGATTCGATTGGCCAGAGACTGGCGATGCCAAGACCATGGTGATTACACGGCGAGAGCTGAACTGGCTCCTGGATGGCCTTCCACTCGAGCAGCCCAAAGCGCATCGAGCTGTGCCTGCCCGTTCTGCGATTTGA
- a CDS encoding IS1182 family transposase — protein sequence MLTRFPDSRSLWDDWLIRKLLPENHILLAIDQHIDFSFVEEETRDLYSLHHGRPAYAPEQLLRVLFLAYFYNLSDVRVAEELRYNLLYRAFAHFSLDDDTPDDSTLVVFRRRLGPERCARLLDRIVEQARQKGLLEGKRQCVDATVISANAAVQNRKELLRAARRRLFRAWERIDAKTAAETANQLQEEYTNASEPDLAKEEKLTQHLLDAVDAAGHTELQSLRDTVAQILSGEGGVTNLIDPDGRWGFKNKRTPFFGYKAHASMDASGIVTSVQILSGNEHEGEHLPELLEQDVRKGHRFTSVVADKGYDSIGNRNAIRSHGAKPEIPSRNAGVLAKTRFRYRPRKDTFVCPGRKETSGKTPFKGGFLYYFSQTDCQNCPLKTACLGKKETRKRVYLSDRVRESLQSQRSLRRALHDRKAIERTFGELKQWHGLGRARYRGKWRVAIQVYLTFLVVNVKRIVNLIQGRASKPVPAS from the coding sequence ATGCTCACGCGCTTCCCGGATTCACGTTCGCTATGGGATGACTGGTTGATTCGAAAGCTGTTGCCGGAGAATCACATTCTTCTTGCCATTGACCAACATATCGACTTTTCTTTCGTGGAAGAAGAAACCCGCGATCTGTATAGTCTCCATCATGGCCGTCCTGCCTATGCGCCTGAACAGCTCCTGCGTGTGCTGTTTCTCGCGTACTTCTACAACCTGTCAGACGTACGGGTTGCAGAGGAGCTGCGGTACAACCTGTTGTATCGTGCCTTTGCCCACTTTTCTCTGGATGACGATACCCCTGACGACTCCACCCTGGTCGTGTTCCGCCGCCGACTGGGACCTGAACGATGCGCCCGGCTATTGGACCGCATCGTGGAACAGGCCCGCCAAAAGGGGCTTCTTGAAGGGAAACGGCAGTGTGTGGATGCCACGGTGATTTCGGCGAATGCAGCCGTACAAAACCGGAAGGAGTTACTCCGTGCTGCACGGCGGCGTCTGTTCCGTGCTTGGGAGCGCATAGATGCCAAGACCGCTGCGGAGACGGCGAACCAGCTACAAGAAGAGTACACGAATGCATCCGAGCCGGACCTGGCCAAAGAGGAGAAGTTGACCCAACACTTGCTCGACGCGGTTGATGCTGCGGGCCATACGGAATTGCAGTCTTTGCGGGACACGGTGGCACAGATTCTGTCGGGGGAAGGGGGTGTGACCAACTTGATCGACCCGGACGGCAGGTGGGGATTCAAAAACAAACGGACTCCGTTTTTTGGTTACAAAGCCCACGCGTCCATGGATGCCTCTGGGATTGTCACTTCTGTTCAAATATTGAGCGGGAACGAACACGAAGGAGAGCACCTGCCAGAACTGCTTGAACAGGACGTCCGCAAAGGGCATCGGTTTACTTCGGTGGTGGCCGACAAAGGCTATGACTCGATCGGGAATCGAAACGCCATTCGCAGCCATGGCGCAAAGCCGGAGATTCCTTCACGAAACGCCGGTGTCCTGGCGAAGACACGATTCCGTTATCGGCCTCGGAAAGACACCTTTGTGTGCCCAGGACGGAAGGAGACGAGCGGAAAAACGCCTTTCAAAGGCGGGTTTCTGTACTACTTTTCGCAAACCGATTGCCAAAACTGCCCATTGAAAACCGCGTGTCTGGGAAAGAAGGAAACCCGGAAGCGAGTGTATCTCAGCGACCGGGTTCGGGAGTCACTTCAGAGCCAGCGAAGTTTACGGCGAGCATTGCACGACCGGAAGGCCATCGAACGCACATTTGGCGAGTTGAAACAATGGCATGGCCTGGGACGCGCACGCTACCGCGGCAAGTGGCGTGTAGCCATCCAAGTGTATCTCACGTTTTTGGTTGTGAACGTGAAACGGATCGTCAACCTGATCCAGGGTCGAGCATCGAAACCCGTCCCTGCTTCGTAA
- the tnpC gene encoding IS66 family transposase produces the protein MTHENGTITMTEQEYEALQREKEQLRQQVAYLEEQIHLLRHRLFGPSSEKRRKTQAESDSVQLSLFNEAEVEADATASEETEESDTDATSEGVETETITYKRRKPRAARERDAWLYQGEADEVVEYRLSDDERVCPKCAGELHEMSREVTRRVKIIPAQMKKVEYVRYVYACRHCEAQDVETPVVRAPMPKPVQAKSLATPEAVAYVMTKKFVDGMPLYRQEQQFARHGYPLSRQTLANWVVHAAETWLEPLYAKLRQVLLAQRYLHADETTLQVLHEAGRAAQTQSYMWVYRSSMNGPPIVLYDYQETRSADHPRRFLAGFQGYLHVDGYAGYEGLPDVTLVGCWAHARRKFDEALKAVPPKERKGKTAAEEGLSFCNALYAVEKKLKNASAEERQRVRMAKSKPILDAFLAWLEKQEQQVLPKSALGRAVSYGLKQWPKLIRYVEDGHLEIDNNRCERSLKPFVIGRKNWLFANTPRGARASAVTYSIVETSKENGLNPTAYLTYLFERMPNMDIKDEAAFEALLPWSEGLPEGIRVKR, from the coding sequence ATGACGCACGAGAACGGCACCATCACCATGACCGAACAAGAATACGAGGCCCTTCAGCGGGAAAAGGAGCAATTGCGCCAACAGGTGGCCTACTTGGAGGAGCAGATCCATCTGCTCCGTCATCGTCTGTTTGGGCCTTCCAGTGAAAAGCGCCGCAAGACCCAGGCTGAGTCGGACAGCGTCCAGCTCTCGCTGTTCAACGAAGCCGAAGTCGAGGCGGACGCCACAGCTTCTGAGGAGACCGAGGAAAGCGATACGGACGCGACGTCAGAAGGCGTGGAGACGGAGACCATCACGTATAAGCGCCGGAAGCCTCGTGCGGCGCGGGAGCGTGACGCCTGGCTGTATCAGGGCGAAGCAGACGAGGTCGTCGAATACCGACTGTCAGATGACGAGCGAGTCTGCCCGAAATGTGCGGGTGAGCTTCACGAGATGAGCCGTGAGGTCACGCGGCGCGTGAAAATCATCCCGGCGCAGATGAAAAAAGTCGAGTACGTGCGGTACGTGTACGCCTGCCGGCACTGTGAAGCGCAAGACGTGGAGACCCCCGTAGTGCGCGCGCCGATGCCGAAGCCGGTGCAGGCGAAAAGTCTCGCGACGCCGGAAGCGGTCGCCTATGTGATGACGAAGAAATTTGTCGACGGGATGCCGCTGTATCGGCAAGAGCAACAGTTTGCGCGGCACGGGTATCCGCTGTCCCGCCAGACGCTGGCGAATTGGGTGGTGCACGCGGCGGAGACATGGTTAGAGCCGCTCTATGCGAAATTGCGCCAAGTGCTCTTGGCTCAGCGCTATCTACATGCGGACGAAACGACCCTGCAAGTGTTACATGAAGCCGGGCGCGCAGCGCAGACCCAGTCGTACATGTGGGTATATCGCAGCAGTATGAATGGACCGCCCATTGTCCTGTACGATTACCAGGAAACGCGAAGTGCGGACCATCCGCGGCGGTTCTTGGCAGGGTTTCAAGGGTATCTGCACGTGGATGGATACGCGGGATATGAGGGCTTACCGGATGTCACCCTTGTCGGATGTTGGGCACATGCGCGGCGGAAATTTGACGAAGCCCTCAAGGCAGTGCCTCCCAAGGAGCGAAAGGGCAAGACGGCGGCGGAAGAAGGACTGTCCTTCTGCAACGCGCTGTATGCGGTGGAGAAGAAGCTGAAGAACGCAAGCGCCGAAGAGCGGCAACGTGTGCGGATGGCCAAAAGTAAGCCCATCCTGGACGCGTTTTTGGCATGGCTTGAAAAGCAGGAACAGCAGGTGTTGCCGAAAAGCGCGTTAGGACGAGCGGTGAGCTATGGCCTGAAGCAGTGGCCCAAGCTGATTCGGTACGTCGAAGATGGGCATTTGGAGATCGACAACAACCGATGCGAGCGGTCATTGAAGCCGTTTGTGATCGGACGGAAGAACTGGCTTTTTGCCAATACGCCGCGTGGAGCGCGAGCCAGTGCTGTGACATACAGCATCGTGGAGACGTCGAAGGAAAACGGACTGAATCCGACCGCGTATCTCACGTATCTCTTTGAACGGATGCCGAATATGGACATCAAGGATGAAGCGGCGTTCGAGGCATTGTTGCCCTGGTCAGAAGGGCTTCCGGAAGGGATTCGAGTGAAGAGGTGA
- a CDS encoding DUF6788 family protein, producing MVIPLSKRSILVLHRNRQQQHLLAHLDGAIAGSLVETYRTCGKPNCICHSGQKHGPYYLLTWSENGRTRTCHVPADKVDAVRTGVERFRAAREALQKLGEYNRRLMLED from the coding sequence GTGGTGATCCCTTTGTCTAAAAGAAGCATCCTCGTCCTACATCGAAATCGTCAACAGCAACACTTGCTCGCTCATCTCGATGGAGCGATCGCTGGCTCACTTGTCGAAACCTACCGCACTTGTGGCAAACCCAATTGCATCTGCCATTCCGGGCAAAAACACGGGCCGTACTACCTGCTGACGTGGTCGGAGAATGGCCGGACGCGTACCTGCCACGTCCCCGCCGACAAAGTGGATGCCGTACGCACTGGGGTTGAGCGTTTTCGCGCCGCGCGAGAGGCGCTACAGAAACTGGGCGAGTACAATCGCCGTCTGATGCTGGAGGACTGA
- a CDS encoding APC family permease, with protein MSFKRELGLLSATSLGIGGILGAGIFVLSGVAISEAGPAAILSFVIGALLSLMIGFSYITLSKAFPGEGGAYYYAAKSYSHRYSFLTGWIYFGAWIIASGYVTLGFGEYVHSMTGLPAIPVGVALIVVLTGMNLLGVKISGWFQTALIVAELVLLVLVFGAGLPHINIGNFHPILPNGLHPMLSASLLGFLSLTGWDVIAVASKEIKNANKNVPLSIFASIMVVSVVYIALVFVMVGLYPYQSYTGNAAPVVMAVSKVFGNHISTILVGCIVSIALVATTNSFIMVTSRTLHALSSNTGFPRFLSWTSNIGVPWVSILVVNLLKTIVLILGNLGLYTGGTGFLYLVSFILTLLCLPPFNRSFPIRVKRIYQILTVLSVLLSLFVLVNNTKEGTIYGVLWVLIGLVLYSIWGKAIS; from the coding sequence ATGAGTTTCAAGAGAGAACTCGGTTTGTTGTCGGCAACTTCCCTTGGGATTGGAGGTATTCTTGGTGCCGGGATTTTTGTCCTCAGTGGAGTTGCGATATCTGAAGCAGGTCCAGCGGCTATCTTATCGTTTGTTATTGGCGCTCTTCTCTCTCTAATGATTGGTTTTTCATATATTACCCTGTCAAAAGCGTTCCCAGGCGAGGGTGGTGCCTACTATTATGCGGCTAAAAGCTATAGTCATCGATACAGCTTTCTTACAGGATGGATTTATTTCGGGGCATGGATTATCGCCAGTGGATACGTGACATTAGGGTTTGGTGAGTACGTTCATTCCATGACAGGGCTTCCGGCGATACCGGTGGGAGTCGCATTGATTGTAGTCTTGACTGGTATGAATTTGTTAGGGGTAAAGATCAGTGGCTGGTTTCAGACGGCTCTAATAGTAGCTGAGCTTGTACTTTTAGTGTTGGTGTTCGGCGCAGGCTTGCCGCACATAAATATCGGTAATTTTCATCCAATTCTACCTAACGGTTTACATCCCATGTTATCCGCTTCCCTGTTGGGTTTTTTATCACTGACTGGATGGGACGTGATTGCTGTTGCTAGTAAGGAGATAAAGAACGCTAACAAGAATGTTCCGTTGTCAATATTTGCATCTATCATGGTGGTATCTGTTGTCTATATTGCATTGGTGTTTGTGATGGTCGGATTGTATCCCTATCAGTCATATACGGGTAATGCCGCACCAGTGGTTATGGCGGTCTCTAAAGTGTTCGGGAATCATATATCGACCATTTTAGTTGGTTGCATTGTATCGATAGCCCTTGTCGCTACTACAAACTCATTCATTATGGTTACATCTCGTACACTGCACGCTCTAAGTTCTAACACTGGTTTTCCAAGGTTCTTGAGTTGGACTAGCAACATTGGAGTGCCGTGGGTAAGCATTCTGGTCGTAAACTTGCTGAAAACTATAGTTCTTATCCTGGGTAACTTAGGGCTATACACCGGGGGAACTGGATTTCTATATTTAGTATCATTTATCCTTACACTCCTTTGTTTACCGCCTTTCAACCGATCCTTTCCAATCAGGGTGAAACGCATATATCAAATCCTAACAGTCTTAAGCGTGTTACTTTCCTTGTTTGTGTTAGTGAACAACACCAAAGAAGGAACAATATATGGTGTTTTATGGGTTTTAATTGGGCTGGTGTTGTACAGCATTTGGGGGAAAGCTATCTCATAA
- a CDS encoding glycerophosphodiester phosphodiesterase family protein: protein MGGALELDVRLSADHTPVVIHDEQVDRKRQTKPTWCLPSCCLKMGSSSIGRVLVCESTYLTRSVVNFGVNVSLPSTTAASPPVSFALSTV, encoded by the coding sequence ATGGGTGGAGCTCTGGAACTGGACGTACGGCTCAGTGCCGACCATACGCCAGTGGTAATTCACGACGAACAGGTGGATCGTAAGCGTCAAACCAAACCCACATGGTGTTTGCCCTCCTGCTGCTTGAAAATGGGCTCATCAAGCATCGGGAGGGTTCTTGTATGCGAGAGCACATATCTCACCAGGAGCGTCGTGAACTTTGGCGTGAACGTATCGCTGCCTTCTACGACAGCGGCCAGTCCGCCAGTCAGTTTTGCGCTGAGCACGGTCTGA